The Chitinophaga caeni genome segment CTGCGGATTAATTGCGGGCATTTTTTTCGCATTCAGTATCGCGATCAACCCGGCATTCAGCAAATTGGACGACCTGGCTTATATCAAGGCGATGCAACATATCAATGAAAGCATTCAAAACCTGTTATTCTTGGCATGCTTTCTTTTGCCCTGCTTCCTGTTGCCGGTTTCTGCTTGGTTAAATTTTAAACAGGGTGCTATTGCCGCCGCTTGGCTGTTTACAATCGCCGCCCTGCTTTATATTATTGGCGTATTTGGGCTGACCATCGCTGTCAATGTTCCGCTGAATAACCAGCTAGCTACCCTTACTATACACGGTGAACAATTATCTATTGTAAGGCATCAGTTCTCGGGCAAGTGGAACCTGGCCCATACCTGGCGCACGGCTTTATCAATCGTAGTATTTATCATTAATATCCTGGCCCTTTGCGCCATGTTTAAAGGAACGCCTGCCGGGGTAATTAAAACCGCATAATCCGCCATTGCCCGTAATGAATGATACTGAATTCGCCGCTTTGTATAAAAAGCAGATAATTTTCAATTATAAACAATTTATAGTAGTTTAATGCTTCGATTTTATTCACTATTCAACTACTTGTAAATGGAATATAGAAAATTTGGTAGGACAGGCTGGGAAGTTAGCGAAGTGGGATATGGCATGTGGGGCATGGCCGGTTGGACGGGTTCCGAAACAACCGAAGTTAATACGGCGCTGGATAAAGCGATCGAATTAGGTTGTAATTTCTTCGATACCGCCTGGGCTTACGGTGATGGTTTGAGTGAACAAATATTACGGGATACCCTGAAGCGGCATTCACAGAAACGTTTATACGTGGCCACTAAAATACCGCCTAAAAACAGGCAATGGCCTTCCAAACCCAGTGCCAAGTTGGAAGAGGTATTCCCGGCAGATTATATTATTGAATACACCGAGAAAAGTCTCAAGAACCTCGGTATAGAAAGCATCGATTTGCAGCAGTTCCATGTTTGGGAAGACAACTGGGCGCAAATGGATGAATGGAAAGAAGCCATTACAAAATTGTCGAAAGAAGGTAAAGTAAAAGCTTGGGGTCTCAGCGTAAACCGTTGGGAACCTAATAACTGCCTCGAAACATTAAAAACCGGATTAATTGATGGCGTGCAAGTCATTTATAACATTTTCGATCAAGCGCCGGAGGATCAACTATTCCCGCTTTGCCAAGAATTGAATCTCGGTATCATCGCGCGCGTACCATTCGATGAGGGAACTTTAACCGGTACATTCACCAAGGAAACCAGCTTTCCGAAAGATGACTGGCGTTCTACTTATTTCGTGCCGGAAAACTTAAACTCCAGCGTCGAACATGCGGATGCACTCCGCCCAGTAATTCCGCAGGGCATGACGATGGCCGAGATGGCATTACGTTTTATTATTAGTAACCCTGCCGTTGCCACTACGATTCCCGGTATGCGGAAAGTTAAAAACGTAATCTCCAATATGGGCTGTAGTGATGGTAAAGGCTTGGATAAAGAATTATTAAAAGAATTGAAAGGTCACCGCTGGGATCGAACACCCACCGGTTGGTCCCAATAATGTTTCCTTTTATTGATAATGATGGCCAACGGTTCGAACTTGAACGATCGAACTGTTGGCTATCCTTCTCAGAAGACTAGCCCGGCATTCGAACCTTGCCCCGGCTTTTCTTATGCAGCATTTGAATTTTACGTTAAAATAACCTGCTATCCTCAATTACCTGAACTGCTCGCTAGTTCGAGCTTCCAAGCTCGGACTCCCATATAGTGGAACGTTCTGCTGATAGAACATCGTGTTCGGCAGCATTAGAAATCCAACAACTGGACCTTTAAAGTGCAGGGAGTAAGTGCCTTTCGTTTTCGATACTATTGTTAGAATACTTAACCGGGCGTTGATCCGATCTTGGAAGCTCGAACCAGCTGGGACTGAGGAAGACAAATCATCCAGACATCGAACACCGTTTCCAATTCCGATATCTTGTTTCACCGGGCGTTGATCCGATCTTGGAAGCCCGAACCAGCTGGGAGTGAGGAAGACAATTCATCCAGACATCGAACACCATTTCCAATTCCGATATATTGTTTCTCATGCTAACGATCGGCTCGCGTCCAAGTTGTTATTTGCCAAAATACGGGGCGCCGATATTTGAATTTTACGTTAAAATAACCTGCTATCCTCAATTACCTGAACTGCTCGCTAGTTCGAGCTTCCAAGCTCGGACTCCCATATAGTGGAACGTTCTGCTGATAGAGCATCGTGTTCGGCAGCATTAGAAATCCAACAACTGGACCTTTAAAGTGCAGGGAGTAAGTGCCTTTCGTTTTCGATACTATTGTTAGAATACTTAACCGGGCGTGGGTCCGATCTTGGAAGCTCGAACCAGCTGGGAGTGAGGAAGACAAATCATCCAGACATCGAACACCGTTTCAAATTCCGATATCTTGTTTCACCGGGCGTTGATCCGATCTTGGATGCTCGAACCAACAGGGATTGATGAAGACAAATCATCCAGCCATCAAACCACGTTTCCAATTCCGATATCTTGTTTCACCGGGCGTTGATCCGATCTTGAAGCTCGAACCAGCTGGGAATGAGGAAGACAAATCATTCAGACATCGAACACCGTTTCAAATTCCGATATCTTGTTTCACCGGGCGTTGATCCGATCTTGGATGCTCGAACCAACAGGGATTGATGAAGACAAATCATCCAGCCATCAAACCACGTTTCCAATTCCGATAACTCGTATCTCAAGCTAACGATCGGCTCTCTTCCAAGTTGTTGTTCTGCCAAAAAGCGGGGCGCCGATGTATCCGCGGATATCCAATTCATTGGAGCCATCCAGTTCCATTTTGCTGCTATACGTTTTACCGCTTTTAGGATCATAAATTTTCCCGCCGGTCCATTCGCCGTCATCATATTTGAAGCCGTGCAAGATGACTAAGTTCATCAATGTTCGCGTTCTCAGTTTTGAATCAGAATTTTTGCTGTCCTTCCGTGGTGTAGTACCATCATCTTCATACATATTTTTTAACCAGGTGATCTTTCCTTCATACGTGTTACCATTTTTATACATGGTTATTTTTGCATCCTTCTCCTGGTTCCACCAAGTTCCCAATACAGCGTCAGCAGATTGTGCATGAACAAAGCTTACGAAGCTCATGAACAAAAAGAGTAACCAACTTATCTTTTTCATATTGCATGGTTTTGGTGTTATTAAATTTACGATGAAATTTTGGTTTGAAAGGATGCGGAAATATGTTTTCCGGAAGCGTTGAAAACAATTTTACGGTTTACCGTTTAAGATATCTTCCTAGATAAGCTAATTTTATGTTTAATTTGCATTTATAACCGAATGAACCATTCACATCCTATGCTAAGATTTCACCGGGTATTTGCTGTATTAACCATCCTGTTATTTATAATTGAAGTAATTATCGCG includes the following:
- a CDS encoding DUF2147 domain-containing protein — translated: MKKISWLLFLFMSFVSFVHAQSADAVLGTWWNQEKDAKITMYKNGNTYEGKITWLKNMYEDDGTTPRKDSKNSDSKLRTRTLMNLVILHGFKYDDGEWTGGKIYDPKSGKTYSSKMELDGSNELDIRGYIGAPLFGRTTTWKRADR
- a CDS encoding aldo/keto reductase, whose protein sequence is MEYRKFGRTGWEVSEVGYGMWGMAGWTGSETTEVNTALDKAIELGCNFFDTAWAYGDGLSEQILRDTLKRHSQKRLYVATKIPPKNRQWPSKPSAKLEEVFPADYIIEYTEKSLKNLGIESIDLQQFHVWEDNWAQMDEWKEAITKLSKEGKVKAWGLSVNRWEPNNCLETLKTGLIDGVQVIYNIFDQAPEDQLFPLCQELNLGIIARVPFDEGTLTGTFTKETSFPKDDWRSTYFVPENLNSSVEHADALRPVIPQGMTMAEMALRFIISNPAVATTIPGMRKVKNVISNMGCSDGKGLDKELLKELKGHRWDRTPTGWSQ
- a CDS encoding anthrone oxygenase family protein, translating into MGLTSSIISIITCGLIAGIFFAFSIAINPAFSKLDDLAYIKAMQHINESIQNLLFLACFLLPCFLLPVSAWLNFKQGAIAAAWLFTIAALLYIIGVFGLTIAVNVPLNNQLATLTIHGEQLSIVRHQFSGKWNLAHTWRTALSIVVFIINILALCAMFKGTPAGVIKTA